The bacterium genome segment TTGGGGTTTTTCTATTATCCTTATAATCTTCCCATCCTTTATCTCTGCTACACCAAACCTTTCAGGATTATCAACCTCTTTAAGAAGAATCCTTGCACCTTCCTTCTGTTTTTTAAATATCTCCACTTCCTTCTTTATACTCTTTTCTATAATATTGTCTCCGAGTATTACAACAAACCTGTTATTACCTACAAAGTGCTCTGCGAGTGAAAGAGCATCTGCAATCCCTCCTTCTCCTTCCTGATATGTGTAGTTAAGGTGCTTCAATCCAAACTCCTTTCCATTACCCAAAAGTCGTAAAAAATCACCTGCAGAATTTCCACCTGTGACTATTAGAATATCCTTTATACCTGCATCTATAAGTGTCTGGATAGGATAATATATCATTGGCTTGTTGTATACAGGAAGAAGATGTTTATTTGTAACCTTGGTAAGTGGATATAACCGTGTACCCAGCCCACCTGCAAGAACCACTCCTTTCATAATTAATAGTTTCTCCTTTCCCAGTTATAGGGGATTTTGTCTGTATCAAA includes the following:
- a CDS encoding sugar phosphate nucleotidyltransferase gives rise to the protein MKGVVLAGGLGTRLYPLTKVTNKHLLPVYNKPMIYYPIQTLIDAGIKDILIVTGGNSAGDFLRLLGNGKEFGLKHLNYTYQEGEGGIADALSLAEHFVGNNRFVVILGDNIIEKSIKKEVEIFKKQKEGARILLKEVDNPERFGVAEIKDGKIIRIIEKPQKTPSNLAVTGLYMYDSYAFDIIKTLKPSDRGELEITDVNNKYLEAGNLTYGILDGWWTDAGTFESLLRANNLVYEKVKKGKV